The following proteins come from a genomic window of Daphnia carinata strain CSIRO-1 chromosome 6, CSIRO_AGI_Dcar_HiC_V3, whole genome shotgun sequence:
- the LOC130702435 gene encoding forkhead box protein P2-like isoform X5, which yields MVGERVMDPETDVDGAINLSTHQQAETQPILSDQQTTSSPTLNHNAVSQNRKESLSPETKLDEDGSPVRDPANLPILSTSTGCSSSSDSSDSSKSSSPPVIHWEPSSLLAPIHKKSEQTITSDVDPANPLAPTSLAGNHPLLMTPQGLALQQHVQQLLRDQLIHPQLQSMLLYQKQQQEKLADLGRKQLETVMQQLQEQLQLNLIQQSQLMQQRSGTGVSVTERRKSNELAQTLAGQQQQLMQQLQLTQRHYLIGLQQQQLLTSPPASAGEEAPTDKSTSGWNSKESSTSLAAGGLNVHVAASGLPTVQVTACDSPASISPMRSSADSGKMVTNGHPHGSGVYSSSHAHYQQTSSTGDMNDNLIGHHHNGGVHSFNISASNGMKNGDQQRFSSSSSTPLSSSSSSSHPLFLFGVCRWPGCESPCDDVSTFLEHLNREHVLDDRSTAQTRVQMQVVAQLELQLQKERDRLQSMMDHLNRARQQQQQAPPPKQSPVKSNGSAMRGQSGPPSGDPTNGLQQHQQHHRMSPSLAALVSATMRGVMNPSASSHPHLLLHPPTQSNHAASSMSHQNQSQSRRRLSEKPNSASNSGLPYLLDRTGLDVHQELQRNREFYRNTDVRPPFTYASLIRQAIIESPERQLTLNEIYTWFQNTFCYFRHNAATWKNAIRTNLSLHKCFVRYEDDFGSYWMVDDAEFVRRRHLARGRPRKFEIPAAAAAAAAAAVQHHQLQLNLNRPPSPHPLQPPTPSTLVRNRSADGATAESAQCLVLTDGRNVISRSACARRAKITAQGVQSKSPSMTPSPTLFGEALNASLQAALAESNMSFLQRSQSSSSQSPMDRSSGFHHHHHMLDGPLGLGAKRVKVEALDEELSSCSMKAPPIPSEEYYCRNPAGGSSLVVVKQQQHETSGDGGGNHSSGTDNEDNNDASSTENYEPLDFKAWRAQRSASNNTSTAAASNDEEDEEDDFSNTIPGRASITVEVGPASSTRLMDANSATTGSDFMTQTVRSAK from the exons gcCGTTTCGCAGAATCGCAAGGAATCGCTTTCGCCTGAAACCAAGTTAGACGAGGACGGTTCTCCCGTGCGTGATCCAGCAAATTTGCCGATTCTCAGCACCAGCACGGGTTGCAGTAGCAGCAGCGATAGCAGTGACAGCAGCAAAAGCAGCAGTCCACCGGTGATCCATTGGGAACCTTCATCGCTGCTCGCTCCCATCCACAAGAAGAGCGAACAAACGATTACATCCGACGTCGATCCAGCTAATCCATTAGCACCCACGTCGCTGGCCGGAAATCATCCGTTGCTCATGACGCCACAAGGACTCGCCCTGCAGCAGCACGTCCAGCAATTGCTGCGTGATCAGCTCATCCACCCTCAG ttacAGAGTATGTTGCTGTACCAGAAACAGCAACAAGAGAAACTGGCCGACCTGGGCCGCAAGCAGCTGGAGACTGTGATGCAACAGCTCCAGGAGCAGCTGCAGCTTAACTTGATCCAGCAATCTCAGTTGATGCAACAACGAAGCGGAACGGGCGTCAGCGTTACGGAGCGAAGGAAAAGCAACGAACTGGCGCAGACGTTGGctggacaacaacaacagctcATGCAACAATTGCAATTGACTCAACGTCATTACCTGATTGGACTCCAACAGCAGCAATTGCTCACATCTCCTCCCGCATCAGCTG GCGAAGAAGCACCGACAGATAAATCGACATCCGGCTGGAACAGTAAAGAATCGTCGACGTCATTGGCCGCCGGTGGATTGAACGTTCATGTTGCCGCATCCGGCCTACCGACCGTTCAGGTCACTGCGTGCGATTCACCTGCATCCATCAGTCCCATGCGGTCGTCTGCCGATTCCGGTAAAATGGTGACCAACGGTCATCCGCACGGCAGTGGCGTCTATTCGTCGTCTCACGCGCATTACCAGCAAACGAGTTCCACTGGTGACATGAACGACAATCTGATAGGTCATCATCACAACGGCGGAGTGCATTCGTTCAACATTTCCGCATCgaatggaatgaaaaatggcGATCAGCAGAGATTCTCGTCTTCTTCATCTACGCCGCTGTCGTCCTCTTCGTCGTCCTCGCATCCATTGTTCCTCTTCGGAGTGTGTCGCTGGCCCGGATGCGAATCTCCGTGTGACGACGTTTCCACCTTCTTAGA ACATTTGAACCGTGAGCATGTGCTGGACGATCGTTCGACGGCCCAGACCCGAGTTCAGATGCAGGTGGTGGCCCAGCTGGAACTTCAGCTGCAGAAAGAGCGCGATCGTCTTCAATCCATGATGGATCACTTGAATCGAGCccgccagcagcagcaacaagctCCGCCACCGAAACAGTCGCCTGTGAAAAGCAATGGATCTGCAATGCGCGGTCAATCGGGCCCTCCTTCCGGCGATCCTACCAACGGACtgcaacaacatcaacagcaTCACAGAATGTCACCTTCGTTGGCCGCTTTGGTCTCGGCCACGATGCGCGGAGTGATGAATCCTTCGGCATCGTCGCATCCTCACCTGTTGCTTCATCCGCCGACGCAGTCAAATCACGCGGCTTCTTCGATGAGCCATCAAAACCAATCGCAATCGCGCAGAAGACTGTCTGAAAAACCGAATTCCGCATCGAATTCCG GACTGCCTTATCTGCTTGATAGAACCGGTCTGGATGTTCATCAAG AGTTGCAGCGCAATCGTGAGTTCTATCGCAACACGGACGTCCGCCCACCCTTCACGTACGCCTCTCTCATCCGCCAG GCAATTATTGAATCTCCGGAGAGACAGTTGACGCTCAACGAGATCTACACGTGGTTCCAGAACACGTTCTGCTACTTCCGTCACAATGCCGCTACATGGAAG AATGCCATCCGCACCAATCTCTCGCTGCACAAATGCTTCGTTCGATACGAAGACGACTTTGGCTCGTATTGGATGGTTGACGATGCCGAATTCGTCCGACGACGTCACTTGGCACGCGGCCGGCCTCGCAAATTCGAAATTCCCGCAGCAGCCGCAGCTGCAGCCGCCGCCGCTGTCCAACACCATCAGCTTCAGCTAAATCTAAATCGTCCGCCTTCCCCACATCCGCTGCAACCACCTACACCGTCAACACTAGTCCGAAATCGCAGCGCTGACGGAGCGACAGCTGAATCTGCCCAATGTCTGGTCTTAACTGACGGAAGGAACGTAATCAGCCGCTCTGCTTGCGCACGTCGCGCTAAAATAACGGCTCA AGGTGTTCAGTCAAAAAGCCCCAGCATGACACCAAGTCCGACCCTTTTCGGTGAAGCTCTCAACGCAAGTCTGCAG GCCGCTTTGGCGGAGAGCAACATGAGTTTCTTACAGCGAAGTCAGTCTTCTTCGTCGCAAAGTCCAATGGATCGCTCTTCCGgctttcatcatcatcatcacatgCTGGATGGACCTTTAGGTCTCGGAGCGAAACGCGTTAAAGTCGAAGCTCTAGACGAAGAGCTAAGCAGCTGCAGCATGAAAGCGCCTCCGATCCCATCCGAAGAGTATTACTGCCGCAATCCGGCCGGAGGCAGCAGTTTAGTGGTGgtcaaacagcaacaacacgAGACTAGCGGGGATGGTGGAGGCAACCATTCCAGTGGAACCGACAACGAGGACAACAACGATGCCTCCTCAACTGAAAACTACGAACCACTTGATTTCAAAGCTTGGCGAGCCCAACGTTCAGCCAGCAACAACACATCGACCGCAGCCGCATCAAACGATGAGGAAGATGAGGAGGATGATTTCAGCAACACTATCCCTGGCCGTGCTTCCATCACGGTGGAAGTGGGTCCTGCTTCGTCCACTCGATTGATGGATGCTAATTCCGCAACCACGGGTTCCGACTTCATGACGCAAACTGTCCGCAGCGCTAAATAA
- the LOC130702435 gene encoding forkhead box protein P2-like isoform X3, with protein MDPETDVDGAINLSTHQQAETQPILSDQQTTSSPTLNHNAVSQNRKESLSPETKLDEDGSPVRDPANLPILSTSTGCSSSSDSSDSSKSSSPPVIHWEPSSLLAPIHKKSEQTITSDVDPANPLAPTSLAGNHPLLMTPQGLALQQHVQQLLRDQLIHPQLQSMLLYQKQQQEKLADLGRKQLETVMQQLQEQLQLNLIQQSQLMQQRSGTGVSVTERRKSNELAQTLAGQQQQLMQQLQLTQRHYLIGLQQQQLLTSPPASAGEEAPTDKSTSGWNSKESSTSLAAGGLNVHVAASGLPTVQVTACDSPASISPMRSSADSGKMVTNGHPHGSGVYSSSHAHYQQTSSTGDMNDNLIGHHHNGGVHSFNISASNGMKNGDQQRFSSSSSTPLSSSSSSSHPLFLFGVCRWPGCESPCDDVSTFLEHLNREHVLDDRSTAQTRVQMQVVAQLELQLQKERDRLQSMMDHLNRARQQQQQAPPPKQSPVKSNGSAMRGQSGPPSGDPTNGLQQHQQHHRMSPSLAALVSATMRGVMNPSASSHPHLLLHPPTQSNHAASSMSHQNQSQSRRRLSEKPNSASNSGAVEDIRLRKRSVTERSAMDISEGLPYLLDRTGLDVHQELQRNREFYRNTDVRPPFTYASLIRQAIIESPERQLTLNEIYTWFQNTFCYFRHNAATWKNAIRTNLSLHKCFVRYEDDFGSYWMVDDAEFVRRRHLARGRPRKFEIPAAAAAAAAAAVQHHQLQLNLNRPPSPHPLQPPTPSTLVRNRSADGATAESAQCLVLTDGRNVISRSACARRAKITAQGVQSKSPSMTPSPTLFGEALNASLQAALAESNMSFLQRSQSSSSQSPMDRSSGFHHHHHMLDGPLGLGAKRVKVEALDEELSSCSMKAPPIPSEEYYCRNPAGGSSLVVVKQQQHETSGDGGGNHSSGTDNEDNNDASSTENYEPLDFKAWRAQRSASNNTSTAAASNDEEDEEDDFSNTIPGRASITVEVGPASSTRLMDANSATTGSDFMTQTVRSAK; from the exons gcCGTTTCGCAGAATCGCAAGGAATCGCTTTCGCCTGAAACCAAGTTAGACGAGGACGGTTCTCCCGTGCGTGATCCAGCAAATTTGCCGATTCTCAGCACCAGCACGGGTTGCAGTAGCAGCAGCGATAGCAGTGACAGCAGCAAAAGCAGCAGTCCACCGGTGATCCATTGGGAACCTTCATCGCTGCTCGCTCCCATCCACAAGAAGAGCGAACAAACGATTACATCCGACGTCGATCCAGCTAATCCATTAGCACCCACGTCGCTGGCCGGAAATCATCCGTTGCTCATGACGCCACAAGGACTCGCCCTGCAGCAGCACGTCCAGCAATTGCTGCGTGATCAGCTCATCCACCCTCAG ttacAGAGTATGTTGCTGTACCAGAAACAGCAACAAGAGAAACTGGCCGACCTGGGCCGCAAGCAGCTGGAGACTGTGATGCAACAGCTCCAGGAGCAGCTGCAGCTTAACTTGATCCAGCAATCTCAGTTGATGCAACAACGAAGCGGAACGGGCGTCAGCGTTACGGAGCGAAGGAAAAGCAACGAACTGGCGCAGACGTTGGctggacaacaacaacagctcATGCAACAATTGCAATTGACTCAACGTCATTACCTGATTGGACTCCAACAGCAGCAATTGCTCACATCTCCTCCCGCATCAGCTG GCGAAGAAGCACCGACAGATAAATCGACATCCGGCTGGAACAGTAAAGAATCGTCGACGTCATTGGCCGCCGGTGGATTGAACGTTCATGTTGCCGCATCCGGCCTACCGACCGTTCAGGTCACTGCGTGCGATTCACCTGCATCCATCAGTCCCATGCGGTCGTCTGCCGATTCCGGTAAAATGGTGACCAACGGTCATCCGCACGGCAGTGGCGTCTATTCGTCGTCTCACGCGCATTACCAGCAAACGAGTTCCACTGGTGACATGAACGACAATCTGATAGGTCATCATCACAACGGCGGAGTGCATTCGTTCAACATTTCCGCATCgaatggaatgaaaaatggcGATCAGCAGAGATTCTCGTCTTCTTCATCTACGCCGCTGTCGTCCTCTTCGTCGTCCTCGCATCCATTGTTCCTCTTCGGAGTGTGTCGCTGGCCCGGATGCGAATCTCCGTGTGACGACGTTTCCACCTTCTTAGA ACATTTGAACCGTGAGCATGTGCTGGACGATCGTTCGACGGCCCAGACCCGAGTTCAGATGCAGGTGGTGGCCCAGCTGGAACTTCAGCTGCAGAAAGAGCGCGATCGTCTTCAATCCATGATGGATCACTTGAATCGAGCccgccagcagcagcaacaagctCCGCCACCGAAACAGTCGCCTGTGAAAAGCAATGGATCTGCAATGCGCGGTCAATCGGGCCCTCCTTCCGGCGATCCTACCAACGGACtgcaacaacatcaacagcaTCACAGAATGTCACCTTCGTTGGCCGCTTTGGTCTCGGCCACGATGCGCGGAGTGATGAATCCTTCGGCATCGTCGCATCCTCACCTGTTGCTTCATCCGCCGACGCAGTCAAATCACGCGGCTTCTTCGATGAGCCATCAAAACCAATCGCAATCGCGCAGAAGACTGTCTGAAAAACCGAATTCCGCATCGAATTCCG GCGCCGTCGAAGATATCCGCTTGCGCAAACGGAGCGTTACTGAGCGCTCGGCTATGGATATTTCCGAAG GACTGCCTTATCTGCTTGATAGAACCGGTCTGGATGTTCATCAAG AGTTGCAGCGCAATCGTGAGTTCTATCGCAACACGGACGTCCGCCCACCCTTCACGTACGCCTCTCTCATCCGCCAG GCAATTATTGAATCTCCGGAGAGACAGTTGACGCTCAACGAGATCTACACGTGGTTCCAGAACACGTTCTGCTACTTCCGTCACAATGCCGCTACATGGAAG AATGCCATCCGCACCAATCTCTCGCTGCACAAATGCTTCGTTCGATACGAAGACGACTTTGGCTCGTATTGGATGGTTGACGATGCCGAATTCGTCCGACGACGTCACTTGGCACGCGGCCGGCCTCGCAAATTCGAAATTCCCGCAGCAGCCGCAGCTGCAGCCGCCGCCGCTGTCCAACACCATCAGCTTCAGCTAAATCTAAATCGTCCGCCTTCCCCACATCCGCTGCAACCACCTACACCGTCAACACTAGTCCGAAATCGCAGCGCTGACGGAGCGACAGCTGAATCTGCCCAATGTCTGGTCTTAACTGACGGAAGGAACGTAATCAGCCGCTCTGCTTGCGCACGTCGCGCTAAAATAACGGCTCA AGGTGTTCAGTCAAAAAGCCCCAGCATGACACCAAGTCCGACCCTTTTCGGTGAAGCTCTCAACGCAAGTCTGCAG GCCGCTTTGGCGGAGAGCAACATGAGTTTCTTACAGCGAAGTCAGTCTTCTTCGTCGCAAAGTCCAATGGATCGCTCTTCCGgctttcatcatcatcatcacatgCTGGATGGACCTTTAGGTCTCGGAGCGAAACGCGTTAAAGTCGAAGCTCTAGACGAAGAGCTAAGCAGCTGCAGCATGAAAGCGCCTCCGATCCCATCCGAAGAGTATTACTGCCGCAATCCGGCCGGAGGCAGCAGTTTAGTGGTGgtcaaacagcaacaacacgAGACTAGCGGGGATGGTGGAGGCAACCATTCCAGTGGAACCGACAACGAGGACAACAACGATGCCTCCTCAACTGAAAACTACGAACCACTTGATTTCAAAGCTTGGCGAGCCCAACGTTCAGCCAGCAACAACACATCGACCGCAGCCGCATCAAACGATGAGGAAGATGAGGAGGATGATTTCAGCAACACTATCCCTGGCCGTGCTTCCATCACGGTGGAAGTGGGTCCTGCTTCGTCCACTCGATTGATGGATGCTAATTCCGCAACCACGGGTTCCGACTTCATGACGCAAACTGTCCGCAGCGCTAAATAA
- the LOC130702435 gene encoding forkhead box protein P2-like isoform X2, producing MVGERVMDPETDVDGAINLSTHQQAETQPILSDQQTTSSPTLNHNAVSQNRKESLSPETKLDEDGSPVRDPANLPILSTSTGCSSSSDSSDSSKSSSPPVIHWEPSSLLAPIHKKSEQTITSDVDPANPLAPTSLAGNHPLLMTPQGLALQQHVQQLLRDQLIHPQSMLLYQKQQQEKLADLGRKQLETVMQQLQEQLQLNLIQQSQLMQQRSGTGVSVTERRKSNELAQTLAGQQQQLMQQLQLTQRHYLIGLQQQQLLTSPPASAGEEAPTDKSTSGWNSKESSTSLAAGGLNVHVAASGLPTVQVTACDSPASISPMRSSADSGKMVTNGHPHGSGVYSSSHAHYQQTSSTGDMNDNLIGHHHNGGVHSFNISASNGMKNGDQQRFSSSSSTPLSSSSSSSHPLFLFGVCRWPGCESPCDDVSTFLEHLNREHVLDDRSTAQTRVQMQVVAQLELQLQKERDRLQSMMDHLNRARQQQQQAPPPKQSPVKSNGSAMRGQSGPPSGDPTNGLQQHQQHHRMSPSLAALVSATMRGVMNPSASSHPHLLLHPPTQSNHAASSMSHQNQSQSRRRLSEKPNSASNSGAVEDIRLRKRSVTERSAMDISEGLPYLLDRTGLDVHQELQRNREFYRNTDVRPPFTYASLIRQAIIESPERQLTLNEIYTWFQNTFCYFRHNAATWKNAIRTNLSLHKCFVRYEDDFGSYWMVDDAEFVRRRHLARGRPRKFEIPAAAAAAAAAAVQHHQLQLNLNRPPSPHPLQPPTPSTLVRNRSADGATAESAQCLVLTDGRNVISRSACARRAKITAQGVQSKSPSMTPSPTLFGEALNASLQAALAESNMSFLQRSQSSSSQSPMDRSSGFHHHHHMLDGPLGLGAKRVKVEALDEELSSCSMKAPPIPSEEYYCRNPAGGSSLVVVKQQQHETSGDGGGNHSSGTDNEDNNDASSTENYEPLDFKAWRAQRSASNNTSTAAASNDEEDEEDDFSNTIPGRASITVEVGPASSTRLMDANSATTGSDFMTQTVRSAK from the exons gcCGTTTCGCAGAATCGCAAGGAATCGCTTTCGCCTGAAACCAAGTTAGACGAGGACGGTTCTCCCGTGCGTGATCCAGCAAATTTGCCGATTCTCAGCACCAGCACGGGTTGCAGTAGCAGCAGCGATAGCAGTGACAGCAGCAAAAGCAGCAGTCCACCGGTGATCCATTGGGAACCTTCATCGCTGCTCGCTCCCATCCACAAGAAGAGCGAACAAACGATTACATCCGACGTCGATCCAGCTAATCCATTAGCACCCACGTCGCTGGCCGGAAATCATCCGTTGCTCATGACGCCACAAGGACTCGCCCTGCAGCAGCACGTCCAGCAATTGCTGCGTGATCAGCTCATCCACCCTCAG AGTATGTTGCTGTACCAGAAACAGCAACAAGAGAAACTGGCCGACCTGGGCCGCAAGCAGCTGGAGACTGTGATGCAACAGCTCCAGGAGCAGCTGCAGCTTAACTTGATCCAGCAATCTCAGTTGATGCAACAACGAAGCGGAACGGGCGTCAGCGTTACGGAGCGAAGGAAAAGCAACGAACTGGCGCAGACGTTGGctggacaacaacaacagctcATGCAACAATTGCAATTGACTCAACGTCATTACCTGATTGGACTCCAACAGCAGCAATTGCTCACATCTCCTCCCGCATCAGCTG GCGAAGAAGCACCGACAGATAAATCGACATCCGGCTGGAACAGTAAAGAATCGTCGACGTCATTGGCCGCCGGTGGATTGAACGTTCATGTTGCCGCATCCGGCCTACCGACCGTTCAGGTCACTGCGTGCGATTCACCTGCATCCATCAGTCCCATGCGGTCGTCTGCCGATTCCGGTAAAATGGTGACCAACGGTCATCCGCACGGCAGTGGCGTCTATTCGTCGTCTCACGCGCATTACCAGCAAACGAGTTCCACTGGTGACATGAACGACAATCTGATAGGTCATCATCACAACGGCGGAGTGCATTCGTTCAACATTTCCGCATCgaatggaatgaaaaatggcGATCAGCAGAGATTCTCGTCTTCTTCATCTACGCCGCTGTCGTCCTCTTCGTCGTCCTCGCATCCATTGTTCCTCTTCGGAGTGTGTCGCTGGCCCGGATGCGAATCTCCGTGTGACGACGTTTCCACCTTCTTAGA ACATTTGAACCGTGAGCATGTGCTGGACGATCGTTCGACGGCCCAGACCCGAGTTCAGATGCAGGTGGTGGCCCAGCTGGAACTTCAGCTGCAGAAAGAGCGCGATCGTCTTCAATCCATGATGGATCACTTGAATCGAGCccgccagcagcagcaacaagctCCGCCACCGAAACAGTCGCCTGTGAAAAGCAATGGATCTGCAATGCGCGGTCAATCGGGCCCTCCTTCCGGCGATCCTACCAACGGACtgcaacaacatcaacagcaTCACAGAATGTCACCTTCGTTGGCCGCTTTGGTCTCGGCCACGATGCGCGGAGTGATGAATCCTTCGGCATCGTCGCATCCTCACCTGTTGCTTCATCCGCCGACGCAGTCAAATCACGCGGCTTCTTCGATGAGCCATCAAAACCAATCGCAATCGCGCAGAAGACTGTCTGAAAAACCGAATTCCGCATCGAATTCCG GCGCCGTCGAAGATATCCGCTTGCGCAAACGGAGCGTTACTGAGCGCTCGGCTATGGATATTTCCGAAG GACTGCCTTATCTGCTTGATAGAACCGGTCTGGATGTTCATCAAG AGTTGCAGCGCAATCGTGAGTTCTATCGCAACACGGACGTCCGCCCACCCTTCACGTACGCCTCTCTCATCCGCCAG GCAATTATTGAATCTCCGGAGAGACAGTTGACGCTCAACGAGATCTACACGTGGTTCCAGAACACGTTCTGCTACTTCCGTCACAATGCCGCTACATGGAAG AATGCCATCCGCACCAATCTCTCGCTGCACAAATGCTTCGTTCGATACGAAGACGACTTTGGCTCGTATTGGATGGTTGACGATGCCGAATTCGTCCGACGACGTCACTTGGCACGCGGCCGGCCTCGCAAATTCGAAATTCCCGCAGCAGCCGCAGCTGCAGCCGCCGCCGCTGTCCAACACCATCAGCTTCAGCTAAATCTAAATCGTCCGCCTTCCCCACATCCGCTGCAACCACCTACACCGTCAACACTAGTCCGAAATCGCAGCGCTGACGGAGCGACAGCTGAATCTGCCCAATGTCTGGTCTTAACTGACGGAAGGAACGTAATCAGCCGCTCTGCTTGCGCACGTCGCGCTAAAATAACGGCTCA AGGTGTTCAGTCAAAAAGCCCCAGCATGACACCAAGTCCGACCCTTTTCGGTGAAGCTCTCAACGCAAGTCTGCAG GCCGCTTTGGCGGAGAGCAACATGAGTTTCTTACAGCGAAGTCAGTCTTCTTCGTCGCAAAGTCCAATGGATCGCTCTTCCGgctttcatcatcatcatcacatgCTGGATGGACCTTTAGGTCTCGGAGCGAAACGCGTTAAAGTCGAAGCTCTAGACGAAGAGCTAAGCAGCTGCAGCATGAAAGCGCCTCCGATCCCATCCGAAGAGTATTACTGCCGCAATCCGGCCGGAGGCAGCAGTTTAGTGGTGgtcaaacagcaacaacacgAGACTAGCGGGGATGGTGGAGGCAACCATTCCAGTGGAACCGACAACGAGGACAACAACGATGCCTCCTCAACTGAAAACTACGAACCACTTGATTTCAAAGCTTGGCGAGCCCAACGTTCAGCCAGCAACAACACATCGACCGCAGCCGCATCAAACGATGAGGAAGATGAGGAGGATGATTTCAGCAACACTATCCCTGGCCGTGCTTCCATCACGGTGGAAGTGGGTCCTGCTTCGTCCACTCGATTGATGGATGCTAATTCCGCAACCACGGGTTCCGACTTCATGACGCAAACTGTCCGCAGCGCTAAATAA